In a single window of the Trichoderma breve strain T069 chromosome 6, whole genome shotgun sequence genome:
- a CDS encoding FAD binding domain-containing protein: MSAAKPILISGGGLSSLLLAQSLRRSNIPFRIFERDASFTFRAQGYRLRLSTEGLEAIESVLDAPTWQKFWDKCGKTGGSGFTAMDAITGEETEHTAPEALASRGGKIVGIARGDMRKVFAEGCEEHIEWAKNVTGYELTDDGVVAIFSDGSKSIEGSMLVGGEGARGIHGQAPTTAFKGLGEGVFTVRDKTRPDGAVFIITNIRPDQMDDPDIQFGWTMGGQPGVIQVPNDDYSIVGKQAADIAKSLVKNWHPRFKPLFDEMIESEAAFWKITCSTPSGVPEWPNEPRVTVIGDAVHSMTPAGGIGANTAVQDSALLGRLLGEAGGYAPGVTAAYEKEMRIYGSKAVHQSYTTAVSSFGVKIDEATSPTV; the protein is encoded by the exons ATGTCTGCCGCCAAGCCAATTTTGATCTCAGGCGGTGGCCTTtcatcgctgctgctggcccaATCCCTGCGGCGATCTAATATACCCTTTAGGATCTTCGAGCGCGATGCGTCATTTACTTTCCGAGCTCAAGGATACCGACTGAGGTTATCTACAGAAGGACTTGAGGCCATCGAATCGGTTCTTGATGCCCCAACATGGCAGAAATTCTGGGATAAGTGTGGAAAGACCGGTGGTAGCGGTTTCACTGCAATGGATGCCATAACGGGAGAAGAAACGGAACATACAGCTCCCGaagctttggcttctcgAGGCGGCAAAATTGTGGGCATCGCCCGGGGAGATATGCGTAAGGTGTTTGCGGAGGGCTGCGAAGAACACATTGAATGGGCCAAAAACGTAACCGGCTATGAATTAACTGATGACGGGGTTGTTGCCATATTCTCCGACGGATCTAAGTCAATCGAAGGCTCCATGCTTGTGGGGGGCGAGG GCGCTAGGGGAATACACGGACAGGCCCCCACGACTGCGTTCAAGGGTCTGGGAGAAGGAGTCTTCACCGTGCGGGATAAGACCCGACCGGACGGTGCCGtgttcatcatcaccaacattCGTCCTGATCAAATGGACGACCCCGACATTCAGTTTGGATGGACAATGGGAGGCCAGCCAGGTGTAATCCAGGTCCCCAACGACGATTACAGCATCGTGGGCAAACAGGCTGCTGACATTGCCAAGTCACTCGTGAAGAATTGGCATCCGCGATTCAAGCCCTtgtttgatgagatgatcGAGTCCGAAGCGGCATTTTGGAAGATTACATGCTCGACACCATCAGGCGTACCAGAATGGCCAAACGAGCCTCGTGTGACAGTTATAGGAGACGCCGTACACTCAATGACACCCGCGGGAGGAATTGGGGCGAATACTGCCGTTCAAGATTCTGCGCTGCTAGGAAGATTATTGGGTGAGGCCGGAGGCTATGCACCTGGTGTTACGGCTGCCtacgaaaaagaaatgagaaTTTATGGTAGCAAAGCTGTTCATCAGAGCTATACGACGGCAGTTAGTTCGTTTGGCGTCAAAATTGATGAAGCGACTAGTCCAACGGTCTAG
- a CDS encoding flavin-binding monooxygenase-like domain-containing protein, with protein MFDRLVVCTGLFQTPKEPRVEGLDQFRGEVLNAHTYKSPKNFDGKRVLVVGLGSTATDIARGLAGRANQIFISHRNGCLMLPYGKANDVCFPPLREQRKAAKRPPFEQGRMLHKAFLEMQDEAFDLRPEWGLANAPAMPHKLPIIGDEFYDLLVSGAVTLVAGVKRVLESHVELTDGNKLEVDAIIFAIGYNKSFSLLGPYDPSRHMPQAWKDARGSTGRPLPRLYQGIFSLDFPDSLAYSENVGPTLSASINADLASMALAQVWLGTSRLPSASEMAKNADTQNQMAISLAKDGEIFDPAFVNTTEWSIWADRAAGLGIQDRIGYGWKSWWLWLTDYRLYKTLLDGKFVPQVYRIFDEGKRKPWKGARESFFKANGMD; from the exons atgtttGACAGGCTGGTCGTTTGTACTGGACTCTTCCAAACACCAAAAGAGCCTCGTGTTGAAGGTCTCGACCAATTCAGAGGTGAAGTACTAAATGCCCATACGTACAAAAG CCCAAAGAACTTCGACGGAAAGCGAGTATTGGTTGTTGGACTTGGCTCCACGGCAACAGACATTGCCCGAGGTCTTGCAGGCAGAGCCAATCAAATTTTCATATCTCACCGAAATGGGTGCCTGATG TTGCCGTACGGTAAGGCAAACGATGTATGCTTCCCCCCTCTCCGCGAGCAGCGGAAAGCCGCGAAAAGACCACCCTTTGAACAAGGCCGAATGCTACACAAAGCCTTTCTCGAAATGCAAGACGAAGCGTTTGATCTGCGGCCAGAGTGGGGTCTTGCTAACGCTCCTGCAATGCCTCATAAGCTGCCAATCATTGGAGACGAATTTTATGACCTTCTCGTATCTGGGGCTGTTACCTTGGTTGCTGGGGTAAAACGGGTTCTTGAGTCCCATGTAGAACTCACAGACGGGAACAAACTGGAAGTCGATGCCATAATATTTGCAATTGGCTACAACAAGTCCTTTTCACTGTTGGGTCCCTACGATCCCTCTAGACATATGCCCCAGGCATGGAAAGACGCTCGTGGTTCTACGGGACGACCTCTCCCAAGGCTTTACCAGGGCATCTTTTCATTAGATTTCCCAGACTCTCTCGCCTACTCAGAGAATGTAGGTCCCACTTTATCTGCTTCGATCAACGCGGATCTGGCGTCAATGGCCCTGGCCCAGGTCTGGCTCGGAACTTCAAGGTTGCCGTCCGCTAGTgagatggcgaagaatgCCGACACACAAAATCAGATGGCGATATCCCTGGCAAAAGACGGCGAGATTTTCGATCCTGCCTTTGTGAATACTACGGAATGGAGTATATGGGCTGACAGGGCGGCAGGTCTGGGTATTCAGGACAGAATTGGGTACGGGTGGAAATCCTGGTGGCTGTGGTTGACAGACTATCGTCTATACAAAACACTTTTGGATGGAAAGTTTGTGCCACAGGTCTATAGAATTTTCGATGAAGGGAAACGGAAACCGTGGAAAGGCGCTCGTGAATCGTTTTTCAAGGCCAATGGAATGGATTGA
- a CDS encoding major facilitator superfamily domain-containing protein, which translates to MSVSGDPNSLERGQINLPANREKDEHEQGSQDQQSPYPNEQWDWETDPHNPYNWPASRKAWQIAIVSSMAFTASFGTSVMTAAPEQLINEFGVTTTQSILPLSLYVFALALGPVIGGPLSETIGRYYIFMIGVLIGALFAIGCGTVQTFAGLCILRFLSGLFFAPTLAISGGTLNEIYKPEHRGIPSTFFITTPLLGPGFGPVIGGFVTQRKGWRWTQWTIIFFSIFSLLLGLLFGRETFHPILKKRKAKQVGQPIPPPPPLRMRLKLFMTVALFRPLLMLAIEPITTLFCLYSALEFATLFSFFAAIPYVFQEVYHFSTEQVGLVFVSIIIGCVLGAITLILCNKYFYLPQVTKYPPHQVPPEHRLYAAMIGSIGLPLGLFWFGWTSKSDISWASPAVAIIPFTWGNFLARYILSGAFPLFTTQMYRNLGIGWASSLLGFFAVALLPVPWIFFKFGKLIRSKSRYEASKF; encoded by the exons ATGAGTGTCTCCGGGGACCCAAATTCGCTGGAAAGGGGTCAGATTAACCTACCTGCtaacagagaaaaagatgagCATGAGCAAGGAAGTCAAGATCAGCAGTCGCCCTATCCCAACGAGCAATGGGATTGGGAGACAGATCCACATAATCCATACAATTGGCCTGCAAGCAGAAAAGCATGGCAGATTGCCATTGTTTCCTCAATGGCATTTACAGC ATCCTTCGGCACCTCAGTAATGACTGCAGCTCCAGAACAACTCATCAATGAATTCGGTGTGACGACAACACAATCAATTTTACCTCTTTCGCTCTATGTCTTCGCTCTTGCGCTGGGACCAGTAATCGGGGGACCGTTATCGGAGACGATTGGAAGATATTATATCTTCATGATAGGCGTCCTCATTGGAGCTCTTTTCGCCATCGGCTGTGGCACGGTACAAACCTTCGCTGGACTTTGCATTCTTCGCTTTTTATCtggtctcttcttcgcccccACGTTGGCAATCTCCGGCGGAACTCTTAATGAGATATATAAGCCGGAACACCGAGGCATACCATCTACCTTTTTCATTACGACACCTTTGCTGGGGCCAGGTTTCGG TCCTGTTATTGGAGGTTTTGTTACGCAGAGAAAGGGCTGGCGATGGACACAATGGacaattattttcttttcaatctttagccttcttcttggtctccttTTCGGCAGAGAAACGTTTCATCCTATTCTCAAGAAgcgcaaagcaaagcaagttGGACAGCCGAtaccaccgccgccacctcTCCGTatgaggctgaagctctTCATGACTGTTGCGCTTTTTCGGCCCTTACTCATGCTGGCGATCGAGCCAATTACAACCCTATTCTGCTTGTATTCGGCGTTGGAGTTTGCCACTCTATTCTCATTTTTCGCTGCAATTCCGTATGTGTTCCAAGAAGTGTACCACTTCTCCACGGAGCAAGTGGGCTTGGTGTtcgtttccatcatcatcggctgTGTTTTGGGCGCCATAACACTTATACTATGCAACAAGTATTTTTACCTTCCCCAAGTTACAAAATATCCTCCTCACCAGGTACCTCCGGAACATCGGCTGTATGCTGCTATGATCGGTAGTATCGGTCTCCCTCTTGGGTTGTTTTGGTTTGGTTGGACCTCAAAGTCCGATATATCTTGGGCCAGTCCCGCAGTTGCTATTATCCCATTTACTTGGGGTAATTT TTTAGCCAGATATATTCTTTCCGGTGCATTTCCACTCTTCACTACTCAAA TGTACAGGAACTTGGGCATTGGCTGGGCAAGCAGCTTACTTGGCTTTTTCGCAGTGGCCCTTTTGCCGGTTCCGTGGATTTTTTTCAAGTTTGGAAAGCTTATTAGATCAAAAAGCCGATATGAGGCGTCCAAATTCTAA